The following proteins are encoded in a genomic region of Pungitius pungitius chromosome 17, fPunPun2.1, whole genome shotgun sequence:
- the LOC134107152 gene encoding H-2 class I histocompatibility antigen, K-K alpha chain-like — protein sequence MYGCEWDDETNKVKGYDQYGYDGEDFISFDLETEQYIAPKQQAVITKHKLDNNRALIEQDKNYLTQICPEWLKKYVNYGRSSLMRTGRPSVSLLQKTPSSPVSCHATGFYPDSATLFWRKDGDELREDVDLGEVLPNHDGTFQMRVDLKLSSVPAEDWRRYECVFQLSGVDEDMVTKLDKTRTNTEKPAGFTFIIIAVAVLGLIAAVVGFLVSKRNRNGLWVNFPVDQQPMSPHSSP from the exons ATGTACGGCTGTGAATGGGATGATGAGACCAACAAGGTCAAGGGTTATGATCAGTATGGTTATGATGGAGAAGACTTCATATCATTTGACCTGGAGACAGAGCAATATATTGCTCCTAAACAGCAGGCTGTCATCACCAAACACAAGTTAGATAATAACAGAGCTCTGATAGAACAGGACAAGAACTACCTGACTCAGATTTGTCCCGAGTGGCTGAAGAAGTACGTGAACTACGggaggagctctctgatgagaaCCG GGCGTCCCTCAGTGTCTCTCCTCCAGAAGACTCCCTCCTCCCCAGTCAGCTGCCACGCTACAGGTTTCTACCCCGACAGCGCCACCCTCTTCTGGAGGAAAGATGGAGATGAGCTCCGTGAGGACGTGGACCTCGGAGAGGTCCTCCCCAACCACGACGGCACCTTCCAGATGAGGGTTGACCTGAAACTGTCCTCCGTCCCTGCTGAAGACTGGAGGAGGTACGAGTGTGTGTTCCAGCTGTCTGGTGTGGACGAGGACATGGTCACCAAACTGGACAAGACCAGGACCAACACGG AGAAACCTGCTGGcttcaccttcatcatcatcgctGTGGCTGTTCTTGGCCTCATCGCTGCTGTGGTTGGATTCTTGGTGTCTAAGAGAAATAGGAACG GTTTATGGGTGAATTTTCCTGTGGATCAACAACCGATGTCTCCACATTCTTCTCCATAA